Proteins found in one Brachypodium distachyon strain Bd21 chromosome 5, Brachypodium_distachyon_v3.0, whole genome shotgun sequence genomic segment:
- the LOC100827438 gene encoding UNC93-like protein 1, whose protein sequence is MEEGRKEMAMRELPAGSESPPPVPPPRRGLRYNSPLVQVSLMGLVCFCCPGMFNALSGLGGGGQFDHTTADNANTALYACFSVFGILGGGAHNLLGPRTTLLLGSLTYPLYAASFLYYNHRRNSQVFPVTAGAFLGAGAGLLWAAQGAIMTSYPPPNRRGSYISLFWCLFNLGGVLGGLLPFSFNYNRRADAANVNDATYIAFMAFMLVGAGLTFLVLPPSKIVRDDGTRATSVTYSSVSTEGWEILKLFTNWRMLLVLPAAWASNFFYTYQFNNVNGLLFTLRTKGLNNVFYWGAQMVGSAGIGYFLDFGFSSRRKRGLIGVAAVAVLGTAIWAGGLANQLRYLDGTFPNKIDFKEGSRYAGPFLLYFSYGLLDAMFQSLIYWIIGALANDSQILSRYVGFYKGVQSAGAAVAWQVDTHKRSLLSQLIVNWGLTTISYPLLALLVFLAVKDDDNSVSNVEDGKEKDTKMAAPTSFH, encoded by the exons atggaggaaggaaggaaggagatggCCATGCGGGAGCTGCCGGCGGGGTcggagtcgccgccgccggtgccgccgcctcgccgcgggCTGCGGTACAACTCGCCGCTGGTCCAGGTGTCCCTGATGGGCCTGGTGTGCTTCTGCTGCCCCGGCATGTTCAACGCACTCTCCggcctgggcggcggcgggcagttCGACCACACCACCGCCGACAACGCCAACACGGCGCTCTACGCCTGCTTCTCCGTCTTCGgcatcctcggcggcggcgcccacaACCTGCTCGGCCCGCGCACCAcgctcctcctcggctcccTCACCTACCCGCTCTacgccgcctccttcctctACTACAACCACCGCCGCAATTCCCAGGTCTTCCCCGTCACCGCCGGCGCtttcctcggcgccggcgccggcctaCTCTGGGCGGCGCAGGGCGCGATCATGACCTCCTACCCGCCGCCCAACCGCCGGGGCAGCTACATCTCCCTCTTCTGGTGCCTCTTCAACCTCGGCGGcgtcctcggcggcctcctccccttctccttcaACTACAACCggcgcgccgacgccgccaacGTCAACGACGCCACCTACATCGCCTTCATGGCCTTCATGCTCGTGGGCGCCGGGCTCACCTTCCTCGTGCTGCCCCCGTCCAAAATCGTCCGCGACGACGGCACCCGGGCCACCAGTGTGACATACTCCTCCGTCTCCACCGAGGGCTGGGAGATCCTCAAGCTCTTCACCAACTGGAGGATGCTGCTCGTGCTCCCCGCCGCCTGGGCCAGCAATTTCTTCTACACCTACCAGTTCAACAACGTCAACGGCCTCCTCTTCACCCTCAGGACCAAGGGGCTCAACAATGTCTTCTACTGGGGCGCGCAGATGGTCGGCTCCGCCGGAATTGGATACTTCCTCGACTTCGGCTTCTCCAGccggaggaagagggggctcATCGgggtcgccgccgtggccgtgcTGGGCACGGCGATTTGGGCGGGCGGCCTGGCCAACCAGCTCAGGTACCTGGATGGCACGTTTCCGAATAAGATCGATTTCAAGGAGGGCAGCCGATATGCAGGGCCTTTCCTGCTCTACTTCAGCTACGGATTGCTCGACGCCATGTTCCAGAGCCTCATCTACTGGATCATCGGCGCGCTCGCCAACGACTCACAGATCCTCAGCAG ATATGTTGGTTTCTACAAAGGAGTGCAGAGCGCAGGAGCAGCTGTGGCATGGCAAGTCGATACCCACAAGAGATCCCTGCTGTCGCAGCTGATCGTGAACTGGGGGCTCACCACCATCAGCTACCCATTGCTCGCGCTTTTGGTGTTCTTGGCTGTGAAGGACGACGACAACTCGGTCTCCAACGTGGAGGATGGCAAAGAGAAAGATACCAAAATGGCTGCGCCAACAAGCTTCCATTGA
- the LOC104585497 gene encoding uncharacterized protein LOC104585497, with protein sequence MVTNSNPSKLVADYMRVQMEERGADQGHNEPFDFDPITMKGYRYLFWPRPRHDLLLTGENVKLEDGAITIKEIWDMTFDDSLLKTTQGASSKLKNVCLSFALSYLLRRRFFGMDCAEAGFPETRKFVLMGLLAEEDQANHYSKGFQIIEVELGFLYDFFFTKYATLSESEFSFLIMALLKLILTCSYGLVMLRYFPTIKILDPIIEVGTRRVDVIITVLIMAALLLFEALQLILYLTSDWATVSLVWKYTKGDKYSRILSIFQLILYLTSAKINWSGYWQNKMGQSSLIECCFRAQPFYMKALKFTTVVLPDFYMTMPSLQSWVFSKKKFQEVPALVWNEIVSCLRKQSSGGPLTNGEAALHLNDDVHGEFSQTLRNSQTVVMLLWHIATEYCSMASSHDQEADIESGPLPDLKMQIENYKQVAVTLSRYCAYLISFVPELLPGNSADIFYVFNDMLLEGRRVLPQGKPSRDELLKVITDSESSSSSGGSNGNGDDNTTTNNNNNEDSIFIKGLKLGRDLEKKDVLGRWKLMAEFWAETIVYIAPSDNVAAHMERLAQGGEFLTHIWALLTHAGILKRD encoded by the coding sequence ATGGTCACCAATTCTAACCCCAGCAAATTAGTGGCCGACTACATGCGGGTCCAGATGGAGGAAAGAGGTGCTGATCAGGGCCACAATGAGCCATTCGATTTCGATCCCATCACGATGAAGGGCTACAGATACCTCTTCTGGCCTAGACCCAGACATGATCTGCTCCTTACAGGAGAAAATGTCAAACTTGAGGATGGGGCCATAACCATCAAGGAAATATGGGACATGACATTCGATGACAGCTTGCTCAAAACAACTCAAGGTGCCTCCTCAAAACTTAAAAATGTATGCCTCTCGTTTGCTCTGTCTTATTTGCTGCGAAGGCGCTTCTTCGGGATGGATTGTGCTGAAGCCGGATTTCCAGAGACCCGCAAGTTTGTACTTATGGGTTTGCTTGCCGAAGAAGATCAAGCCAACCATTACTCCAAAGGATTTCAAATTATCGAGGTAGAACTGGGTTTCCTCTACGACTTCTTCTTCACAAAGTATGCAACTCTCTCTGAGAGCGAGTTTTCCTTCCTGATTATGGCTCTTCTCAAATTAATCCTCACATGTTCCTATGGACTAGTAATGCTCCGATATTTCCCCACTATAAAGATACTTGACCCTATAATCGAGGTTGGCACAAGAAGGGTTGATGTTATCATCACAGTCCTGATTATGGCAGCCCTCCTTCTATTTGAAGCACTTCAACTTATACTATATTTGACATCAGACTGGGCCACCGTTTCACTAGTTTGGAAATATACCAAAGGAGATAAGTACAGTCGCATCCTTTCCATCTTCCAACTTATACTATATTTGACATCTGCCAAGATCAACTGGTCTGGATATTGGCAAAATAAGATGGGCCAGTCATCTCTGATTGAATGTTGCTTCCGTGCCCAACCGTTTTATATGAAAGCTTTGAAATTTACCACAGTTGTTCTTCCAGATTTCTACATGACAATGCCATCTCTTCAATCTTGGGTATTTTCAAAGAAGAAATTCCAAGAGGTTCCTGCTTTGGTCTGGAACGAGATAGTTTCCTGCTTGCGGAAGCAGAGCAGCGGTGGTCCTCTAACTAATGGAGAAGCAGCATTGCATCTCAATGATGATGTCCATGGAGAATTCTCCCAGACTCTAAGGAATAGCCAGACAGTGGTCATGCTCCTTTGGCACATCGCAACAGAGTACTGCAGCATGGCATCTTCCCATGATCAGGAGGCAGATATCGAGAGTGGTCCACTGCCAGACCTGAAAATGCAGATAGAGAACTACAAGCAAGTTGCCGTCACCTTATCCCGATATTGTGCCTACTTGATATCCTTTGTTCCAGAACTGCTTCCTGGGAACTCTGCAGATATATTTTATGTCTTCAACGACATGCTATTGGAAGGGCGTCGTGTGCTGCCTCAAGGCAAGCCGAGCAGGGATGAATTGCTCAAGGTCATCACCGACTctgagagcagcagcagcagcggtggcagcaacggcaacggcgacgacaacaccaccaccaacaacaacaacaatgaagATAGCATCTTCATCAAGGGCTTGAAGCTAGGGAGGGATCTGGAGAAGAAAGATGTTCTCGGTCGCTGGAAGCTGATGGCAGAATTCTGGGCCGAGACCATCGTCTACATTGCGCCATCGGACAATGTTGCGGCGCACATGGAACGCCTTGCGCAAGGAGGTGAATTCCTTACTCATATCTGGGCTCTCCTCACACACGCGGGGATCCTCAAACGTGACTAG
- the LOC100829558 gene encoding UMP-CMP kinase 2 encodes MWRRRLGALLLRSPSSSTPSSSSSYQQHHHHLIPTPNEKPLALSLLRLFASQAGSDGGRPFIAFILGGPGSGKGTQCTRIASDFGFAHVSAGDLLRNEISSGTDKGELILEIIKEGRIVPSEITVELIRKAIESTTAKRVLIDGFPRCEENRIAFEKITGTEPDLVIFFDCPEDEMVKRLLGRNQGRVDDNIETIKKRLKVFESLNIPVVEYYSSRGKAHKINATGTEDEIFEAVRKLFSSLRL; translated from the exons ATGTGGAGGCGTCGGCTGGGcgctcttcttctccgatctccttcctcctccaccccttcctcctcttcctcctaccagcagcaccaccaccacctcatCCCCACCCCCAATGAG AAACCACTTGCTCTGAGCCTGCTCAGGCTATTCGCGTCCCAAGCT GGAAGTGATGGTGGCAGGCCGTTCATTGCTTTCATCTTAG GGGGACCTGGGAGTGGGAAAGGAACACAATGTACTAGGATTGCTTCAGATTTTGGATTTGCTCATGTGAGTGCTGGCGATCTTCTGCGGAATGAAATTTCTTCTGGTACTGATAAAGG GGAGTTAATCCTAGAGATAATAAAGGAAGGGAGGATTGTTCCATCAGAGATAACTGTTGAACTGATCAGAAAAGCAATCGAATCAACCACTGCTAAAAGGGTTCTTATTGATGGTTTCCCAAGGTGTGAGGAAAACAGAATTGCCTTTGAAAAGATA ACAGGAACTGAACCAGACCTTGTGATATTCTTCGACTGTCCTGAGGATGAGATGGTTAAACGTCTCCTAGGCCGTAACCAG GGACGAGTTGATGATAACATTGAGACAATCAAGAAGCGTCTAAAAGTGTTTGAGAGTTTGAATATTCCTGTTGTTGAGTACTACTCTTCAAGGGGGAAAGCTCACAAG ATAAATGCAACTGGAACTGAAGATGAAATCTTTGAAGCAGTTCGCAAGCTGTTTTCGTCCTTAAG GCTATGA